The Epinephelus moara isolate mb chromosome 21, YSFRI_EMoa_1.0, whole genome shotgun sequence DNA window TAAAAACTAGTTTGCCAACCGCCATTAAAagcgtatatatatatatatgtatgtatatatatatatatgtatcttTTAAATTTATATCAAAATCTAATTTTATAAGGTTttataaatgtacatttttttaaacaatattgaTAATTCTATATCGTAAATTTATATAAAGTAGAGTCTTCAGCCCTCCTATGCAGAAAAGCTACCTTGTTCGCtgtgtgtaaattaatatttgaTACTTTAAATTAACACGCATATATGTAGAATAAAGCAGCATCTggaataataattaataatatattCTAAATTGGAATAATAAAGGTGTAACAAATGGGGAAACTCGGGAATAATGCTTCAAGCTGCTCCTCAGTTTTATCCATCGGACTTTTATTTTAGAGTAACCGGAAGTTACCCCACGCACATGCGCACTAGGCGTAATGAGCAAACTAGTACCGGAAGTTCTTCTAAACTCTTAAAGCGGCACGTCCAACGTCAGGAGGACATATTCCTGCCAAAATGATCAGTAAAGTGATCGGTGCGAAGTATGTAGCTATTGCTAAATCATGGTAAGATGTTTCTTTAATATCTTATTAGTAGTAAAAGGCGGGAATAAGTCAGACTTTTGTTAAACGGAGTCTCGATGTGTccttagctaacattagctgttagcttagcCGAGGTCATTGCTTTGGGGACATGCTGACTTTAGCTACCTGGCAGCTAATCTCGGGCTAAAGATGCATAAAATGACCTTTATGAAGTAAGACACAAAGTCAGTGTTACCTTATCCCTCAGTGACTTTTTTCAGCATGACAGCAGAATGTGAATTTCATACATCTATTGTTCAGTTTGAATAGCTTTATGCTAATCAACTAGCCAGCTGATTCACTGATCTCTCCTAAAGGGCTGAAGCTATTGGTTTCGTTATTGATTATATAGATCCATTAATCGTTTTGTCCACAAGAATCAGTTATCAGGACAAATCAGTGTCCTtaaatctgtgttttgtgtAACAAGCTATTAATGATGTGAAattgtgtatttgtatttgtgaagCTGTAGCCAGTAAATCTATTTATATTGTAACACAACAAGTATAATAATTGACTATAGAAGTTAAAGTTGCTCATTTCATGCATGCATTACTCAATAAGTTGTTCCAATACTTATCTCTTAAGGGGTAAACAAGGCGTGTGATATTTGCATGGATGTTTGTCCTTAAAATCAACATTTACATTCACTGAATTCAATTTGTTCTCAGATCATTTCATTCACCTTAATTTGAAGTAAAAGTTGCTTAATCTTGACAGTGTTGTTTGCTCCACAGGATCCCAACTCTGGCTGTATGGGGCACAGCTGGAGGTGTAGCTCTCGTCCACTTCACAGACTGGCGAGTGATATTGGATTATGTCCCCTACGTCAGCGGCAAATTCAAGAAGGACGAGTAGTGGCGCTCAGGTTAGTGTTTTGTGTAAGCATCATTATTTCTGCAGCCTCTGTGTCTTTTAAAGCCAGAAACAAGAACCTGACACTGCTGCATGTTGTACAATGGCCCCGCTCTGTTTTAACCTTTACATCTGAATTGCATTTACAGACTTCAAGAACTATTCAGACTCACATTTCTAACCTATTGCGTTAATTTAAAATGGTCTCTACCTATCTGTTTCTATTTATCtagacaaaacaagaaatatttgaaaagcaaacacattttttaaatagttaTAGTATTTTTTAGACCCTTTGTTCTATAACTCCATATTGATTACCGCTAACTTATGCATGCTTTAAAAAGGGCACACACCAGTCTACCTGCAGCATTAATGGTTATTGTGTAATTATTAAACTATGCAGAGAAATTCCGTGATGAGTCTTTTCACATACTACATGATTTAGGGGCATGGAAGATCTATTTCTCTGTTTACTATGGTGGCAGCACTGCGAGTGAACAGTTGCAAAATGACACCAAAGTGTAGCATTCTCCCACAGGCTGTGTGGAAACAGGGTCAGACCTGTGTACAGAGACCACAAGCGGCACTGGGGGAAGGTCTGCCCCTGTTACAGCAGATAACAAGTGTTGCCTGTGTAGCCACAGCCTGATACCAGCTTATGGCTCCATCTGATATAACTATATGTTGTCTAAAAACTATTAAATGCTTGTCAGACTCAGAGCCATACTGTTGCACTGGGTTACATACTCAATGTATTTGAACAAACACGACCAATGTTGGTTTTCCGAAATACCTCTGAGACTATAGACATCACTGCATACTCAGGGACACTATTTCTTATGCATGTTTTGCTACTTAAAAACCTAAGAGTTTGAGagggcaatatattgatattataataatttttttttttttttaagatatttttggggcattttttgcctttaatggacaggacagttaagtgtgaaggggggggagagagagagggagagacatgcagcaaagggccacaggctggactcgaacccgggccgctgcaacaacagccttgtacatggggcgcctgctctaccactaagccaccgacaccctgATATTATAATAAATTATCTGATTTGAGATATTttatcttagattttggatattgtattATCCTAAGTGTTTTAATTTCATGGTTTTAAGGCTGCATTTTAATCTTGAAtcttatgtaaatattttgtgaaatcaCCAATAGTCAACCATACAGTGTCACTGCATTAACATCGAGGTA harbors:
- the LOC126382568 gene encoding cytochrome b-c1 complex subunit 10, which translates into the protein MISKVIGAKYVAIAKSWIPTLAVWGTAGGVALVHFTDWRVILDYVPYVSGKFKKDE